One stretch of Arachis hypogaea cultivar Tifrunner chromosome 20, arahy.Tifrunner.gnm2.J5K5, whole genome shotgun sequence DNA includes these proteins:
- the LOC112784827 gene encoding transcription factor EGL1-like isoform X3: MLLENFKEQLALSVRSIQWSYAIFWSTSSTQPGVLSWGEGYYNGDIKTRKTSQGVELNSDQIGLQRSEQLRELYKSLKAVEASPQTKRRSAALSPEDLTDTECEEAGWDVVIACHKISVQLSLL; this comes from the exons ATGTTGTTGGAGAACTTCAAAGAACAACTTGCTTTGTCTGTGAGAAGCATCCAGTGGAGCTATGCAATATTCTGGTCTACTTCATCTACCCAACCCGG GGTGTTGAGTTGGGGGGAAGGATATTACAATGGAGACATTAAGACAAGGAAGACAAGTCAAGGAGTGGAACTCAATTCTGATCAGATAGGGTTGCAGCGGAGTGAGCAGCTTCGAGAGTTATACAAGTCCCTCAAAGCTGTAGAAGCCAGCCCTCAAACCAAAAGGCGTTCAGCAGCACTGTCTCCGGAGGATCTCACAGATACAGAATG TGAAGAGGCAGGTTGGGACGTGGTAATTGCTTGCCATA AGATCTCTGTTCAGCTCAGTTTACTATGA
- the LOC112784827 gene encoding transcription factor EGL1-like isoform X2, with product MLLENFKEQLALSVRSIQWSYAIFWSTSSTQPGRVLSWGEGYYNGDIKTRKTSQGVELNSDQIGLQRSEQLRELYKSLKAVEASPQTKRRSAALSPEDLTDTECEEAGWDVVIACHKISVQLSLL from the exons ATGTTGTTGGAGAACTTCAAAGAACAACTTGCTTTGTCTGTGAGAAGCATCCAGTGGAGCTATGCAATATTCTGGTCTACTTCATCTACCCAACCCGG CAGGGTGTTGAGTTGGGGGGAAGGATATTACAATGGAGACATTAAGACAAGGAAGACAAGTCAAGGAGTGGAACTCAATTCTGATCAGATAGGGTTGCAGCGGAGTGAGCAGCTTCGAGAGTTATACAAGTCCCTCAAAGCTGTAGAAGCCAGCCCTCAAACCAAAAGGCGTTCAGCAGCACTGTCTCCGGAGGATCTCACAGATACAGAATG TGAAGAGGCAGGTTGGGACGTGGTAATTGCTTGCCATA AGATCTCTGTTCAGCTCAGTTTACTATGA
- the LOC112784827 gene encoding transcription factor EGL1-like isoform X1: MLLENFKEQLALSVRSIQWSYAIFWSTSSTQPGVLSWGEGYYNGDIKTRKTSQGVELNSDQIGLQRSEQLRELYKSLKAVEASPQTKRRSAALSPEDLTDTECEEAGWDVVIACHSKSLSICFSLECIMLLLAIVICY; encoded by the exons ATGTTGTTGGAGAACTTCAAAGAACAACTTGCTTTGTCTGTGAGAAGCATCCAGTGGAGCTATGCAATATTCTGGTCTACTTCATCTACCCAACCCGG GGTGTTGAGTTGGGGGGAAGGATATTACAATGGAGACATTAAGACAAGGAAGACAAGTCAAGGAGTGGAACTCAATTCTGATCAGATAGGGTTGCAGCGGAGTGAGCAGCTTCGAGAGTTATACAAGTCCCTCAAAGCTGTAGAAGCCAGCCCTCAAACCAAAAGGCGTTCAGCAGCACTGTCTCCGGAGGATCTCACAGATACAGAATG TGAAGAGGCAGGTTGGGACGTGGTAATTGCTTGCCATAGTAAGAGTCTAAGTATCTGTTTTTCTTTAGAATGTATCATGTTATTACTTGCCATAGTAATATGTTATTGA